DNA from Campylobacter concisus:
TGACGAGATCGCACTTGTTCAATATACTGGCGAAAAGGACAAGAATGGTAAAGAAATTTATGACGGCTACATTTTAAAGCTTGACAGAGATGAGCTTCTAAAAAATTTAGAGCCTGAAGACGTCCCTGATGATACGCTAATTCAAGTAGTAACTTTTGAAGACGGTGCTTTTGTTGCGCGTAGTCGGAGCGGTAGAATATGGGGTGGCGTTGGTGGAATGTTTGAATATGGAGAAGTTATAGGCAATATTTATGAAAATCCAAAAATTTTAAAGGACACAAAATGAGTATTATATATGTATGCGATAGCTGTGGCGCACAAAGCGATGATGACGTTAAGGTGTATGAATTTAGCGAAGAAGCTAAAAATTACACTGGCATTAACGAATACGACCATTTATGTGCGGAGTGTCTAAAAGATTTTGATGAGGATAAATCTTTGCGCATAGTAAAAGGCGTTATAAAAGTTAAGACAAAGAAAACTTAATATTTTTATAAGCTATTAATTTTTTTAAAGGATATCAA
Protein-coding regions in this window:
- a CDS encoding YopX family protein encodes the protein MKDIKFKAYVYDLTDEDSHPLEIDLMAGRLWDVTSINFKDQIVEIEDDDGNTWEYELNDEIALVQYTGEKDKNGKEIYDGYILKLDRDELLKNLEPEDVPDDTLIQVVTFEDGAFVARSRSGRIWGGVGGMFEYGEVIGNIYENPKILKDTK